TTCCAGGCATTTTATTGTTCAATTGAAAAGAAGATACGTACGTATACAGAATTCTATTTTCAATCtgtaaaattaaaatgaaaacataattatatatatatatatatttatttatttatttatttatttgtcATTTTTACTGATTCATAAAGGATTTCCATTTTTTGAAGATTCAAATCAGAGTACACAAAAATAATCTAAAGtgtaaaataaatatataaatataaataaatatatatatatatatatatatatatatatatttatgtcttattttgatatgtattattttcttacatatgaaattaataagaaaaaagaaaacaacTGTA
The sequence above is drawn from the Plasmodium reichenowi strain SY57 chromosome Unknown, whole genome shotgun sequence genome and encodes:
- a CDS encoding putative membrane protein (conserved Plasmodium membrane protein, unknown function); the protein is KEENYMKILLYGCSLTFVDLLLKNFNLIDIQLFSFFLLISYIIFVYSDLNLQKMEILYESIENRILYTYVSSFQLNNKMPG